The following DNA comes from Salvia splendens isolate huo1 chromosome 17, SspV2, whole genome shotgun sequence.
ttgaattgggttgaaaataaaaataaaaaatgaaattgaataaatagtaatttatggaacggttaagaaacggataaggaacggagggttgtaGGTtgcgttccttagttaaggaatggagttaaaaagtacagtggggcccgcaaatagtagtttaaggaacggtgggGGAACAACGTAGTGGATGCcctaataaatgaagtgaggtagtggttggtggagtgtgtaataattgaagtgaggtagtggaaagtgagacccttttgactttttgtgtgtttatgattttgttttgttttatttttatgaaagtaatgacatttgagtgtaaatttcatcaacaatgaggttaaattttatgtgcaaatatggtaaattctaaatgtgactcttaaacttGGACAGACttaaatggcaaaatgtgactcttaaactaGGACGAAGGGAATATTTTGATTCTTCCcgtatttttcaaaaatataatcataaaatttgcaattttaaCAATTATTTGATCATCCATATTTCATCACATCTTTAGCGAAATATGCAATGATTTAGCCATCGATTTTAAGCACGCCATTCCTAtcttcttaaaaaaaattaacattcaTAACATAGGCAtaacattttttatataatttaaaatcgaTTACCACATCATTTGGAGATAATTgcaaaaattataaactttcatataattgaatttttaaaGAATGTGGAACTTATCGAATTTCTAATACTTTCAATCTTTCATAATTTATTTGACAATTATTCCTTACAGAAAGTCCGTAAATTTTGAAGCATATTTGCTTCGCTGGAAACGTATTGATTAAGAAAaatatcattaattaattaatcaaatcaaattgcCGACCGCAGCACTCTTCCCTCATCTTTGCGTCTTCGGAGCTTCATTTCGCCATCTTTCTCCGATTCCGAATTCCCCATTCCGATTTCCATATTCATTGATCTGCCTTAGATATGTCTTACGCATATCTCTTCAAGTATATCATCATCGGCGATACCGGTAATTTCTCGCGAATTCCACTTCTTTTCCTCATCATATGATGTTAATTATGTCCTCTTTCATGTATGATTCGTTTAATAGGGTTTTTGTTGGGGCGGGATTTTGTGTTTCAATTATGATTTTGACGTGTTAAACTGTCAGTTTGTGGTTGGTTGCGTTTACTGATTGCGACTTCTGTGTTGCTTGTTGTGAAAGACTGAATGAGTAGATCATCGGTGGATTTGATCAGATGAATGTCATGTATTCGGAATTATTACCGTCTGCAATGCGATTCTGATCTGTATAGAAGAGAAGTTTGGGGAATTAGATGGATAAATAATCAAATATTGAGTTTGCAGTTGCTCTAGATAATTATGTTAGGGGCAAAAAAATAATCTTGATTGTGTTTGTATATTATCAAATCTGACTAGATTTATTCTGATGTTGCTTTCTTGTTGATGTAAAACTATCTTTTGCAGGGGTGGGGAAGTCATGCCTTCTTCTACAGTTCACCGACAAGCGTTTCCAGCCAGTGCATGACTTGACTATTGGAGTCGAATTTGGGGCTCGGATGATTACAATAGATACCAAGCCCATTAAGCTACAGATATGGGACACGGTTAGTTTCTGTTAATATTAGATGTGTTTGGTTGGTCATTTAGGCTCCCTAACTGGGCCTTATCTGCAGCTATCACATGTTTGGTTCGTCAGTTTTCATTTCAAGAAATGCAACTACTCCACtaaacaaaatcaagaaatgCAAAATGACAAGCCAAACATGTGTTTAGTATATGCACTCCTCAGATTACCAACTCAATTTCTGCCTAATAACTTTTTCTTAAGAAATGGTAAACAACAAACCAAACGCATAAGGGTTTTATATTCATTAGTTTGTTACATTGTCTACGTTTTCCATGTTACTACATGTATTTGGTTTCTGAGATATATTCGTCTGTTAGTTCGATTTCTAAGGATGCTCGCACAAAAGGGTTTCAGGGCATTATTATTGTGTTCTTTAGTTTCCTGCTACCAATCATACTATTAAGGCCTGTAGCAAACTATATCTTTGTGTTAACTGTTAACTATCTATAGGCTAATAAGATACAGGGGAGATTTCCCTCTTTTTTGTCTGAATTGGTAGCTAATTTCCTTCCATTATGTTTCTTATATGTCGATAACCATAGCAGCAAGGATTTTTCTGAGATATATTGTGCGCACAGTATAACTGATATATATTCTTAAGAAGTGAAAGACCTGAGCTGAGAATTGCAGATTGACTTTGCACTTATTAGTAACTTAATGTTAAAGTTTTGTGTTCGTCAGCTTTATAACTGTTTTGTTGTGTGAAATCTaaaattttaggagatgttgtgcttatcatTGGTACATTCTTGTGATAGTTCTGACTTCTGAGTAAGGATATGTATATCATAtgtgtatttttaatttaagacTCTCGTGCTATCATAATGGAGTTATTAGTAATATAGCTGTGTTTTGGTTGATGCTACAGGCTGGACAAGAATCCTTCCGATCCATCACAAGGTCATATTACAGAGGAGCTGCGGGTGCACTTTTGGTCTATGACATAACTAGGTACTGATTTTATTCGTCCAGACGTCCAcacgatttttttttgtttctcttGCTCTTTGGAAATGCCACCCTGCTAATGAATCACTCTCTACAATGATTTTTAACTCTTAGCATTTAACTCAGATAAGTACCCATACAATTTTTTCCATGCGTCTTATGTACTTTCTTGGGAATGATCAACATTATATTGCATTTTTTCATAGGTTTCCTTGTTACTACAAGTTTGTGAAACTCCTCTTTTGTACCGAAACTGATGTATTATTTGTTCATCGTCTTTCCTGTGCATCAGGAGAGAAACCTTTAATCACTTGGTAAGCTGGCTAGAAGATGCAAGGCAGCATGCAAATCCAAACATGACAATTATGCTGGTAGGCAACAAATGTGATCTTGCCCATCGAAGGGCTGTTAGCACAGAAGAAGGAGAACAATTTGCGAAAGAACATGGGTTGATTTTCATGGAAGCATCTGCAAAAACTGCTCAGAATGTAGAGGAGGTGACCAAGAATTTCCTTAATTCTATGAGATACGATAAAACCTATTGCCTAAATAGTCATATTTCTTGCATATTTTGACTAGAGCATTATCTGCAGGCTTTTATCAAAACAGCCTCAACAATATATAAGAAGATCCAAGATGGAGTTTTTGATGTTTCAAATGAGGTTAGAATCTTCAATTCTCCTTTTGCTAGTTGCCTCATTTATTGCAAAACAGAAGAATACTCTTGCTTCAAGTTAGCAAGACCTCTTTCCCATTCACCttgtcaaaatttaaaaatacccTGCAAGAGCATAATGAAAAAAACTTATCCCATTACAGTTTGAttgttatcatatttaaaaCTCAAATTTGATTGCCTAACCAATGCCATCTTCCTCCTTTTCTCAGTCATATGGAATAAAAGTAGGTTATGGTGGAATTCCCGGGCCATCTGGTGGAAGGGACGGTTCTTCTTCTCAAGTTGGAGGTTGCTGCAGCTGAGATTCGTCTCAACATTGCAGACATTCTTTTATGTTCTTCCCGAGCGTTGTGTGTGTATATTCCACAACTTGGCATTGCGATTAATACGTAATTATGTTTGCAGTTATGTTGTTCTGGGCACTGTTATATTTGTGACTGTATATCTGACAATACAGATGGGAGTGTGAGTAAAAAAGCATACATGTTTTTTCTAGTTGTGTGTTTATTCGACCTGTGTTTGTGCAAATGAAGACCAAAAAATAGTGTCATCGTTTTGCttgttaaacttttttttacactcattctaattaatatataaaaaactgGATTCAAATTCCACTACCTTTTtcactaattatttttataaggttaAATAATTTCTTATGTTGAGTCAAAACGTGCCTTCATGGATGCGGAGTGTTAAAATTACTGTTTGTGTCGCGACAAGTATTG
Coding sequences within:
- the LOC121773255 gene encoding ras-related protein RABB1c-like; translation: MSYAYLFKYIIIGDTGVGKSCLLLQFTDKRFQPVHDLTIGVEFGARMITIDTKPIKLQIWDTAGQESFRSITRSYYRGAAGALLVYDITRRETFNHLVSWLEDARQHANPNMTIMLVGNKCDLAHRRAVSTEEGEQFAKEHGLIFMEASAKTAQNVEEAFIKTASTIYKKIQDGVFDVSNESYGIKVGYGGIPGPSGGRDGSSSQVGGCCS